The region CAGGTCGATGACTTCCACGCCGATCCCGGCGGCCTGGGCAGCGGCGGCGGCTTTCTGGGCGACTTCGACCATGCCGCCGTAGCAGATGACGGTGACGTCGTCGCCGTGGGTGACGAGGCGGGCTTTGCCGATGGGGACGCGGTAGTCGCCGGTAGGGACGTCTTCCTTGACGCTGCGGTAGAGCTTGATGGCTTCGAAGAAGAAGACGGGGTCCGGGTCGTTGATGGCGCTCAGCAGGAGGCCTTTGGCGTCGGCGGGGGTGCTGGGGATGACGACCTTGACGCCGGGGGTGTGGGCGAGGATGGCTTCGGGGCTGTCGGCGTGTTGTTCGGGGGTGTGGACGCCGCCGCCGTAGGGGGCGCGGATGACCATGGGGAGGTGGTAGCGGCTGCGGGTGCGGTGGCGGTAGCGGCCGAGGTGGGAGAGGATCTGGTCGAGGGCGGGGTAGAGGAAGCCCGCGAACTGGATTTCCGCGACGGGTTTGAGGCCGGCGAGGCCCATGCCGATGCCCATGCCGACGATGGCGGCTTCGGCGAGGGGGGTGTCGAACACGCGCCCTTCTCCGTGCTTGGCCTGGAGGCCGTCGGTGGCGCGGAATACGCCGCCCATGACGCCGACGTCCTCGCCGAAGATGTGGACGGTGTCGTCGGCGGCGAGGGCGATGTCGAGGGCGTCGTTGATGGCGGCGACCATGGTCATGTTCTTGGTGCCGGTGGGGGGGGTGGCGGTCATGCCTGCTCCTTCTGGTTCGGCGCGGCGTGCTCGGCGAGGATCTCCGCGCGTTGTTTCTTCAGCTGGGGGGTGGGTTCCGCGAAGACGTGGTCGAGGATCTCGGCGGGGGTCGGTTCGGGGTAGCTGTCGGCCTCGGCCAGGGCGGCCTCGAACTCGGCGGCGATCTCGGCGAGCAGCGCGGCCTCGCTGTCTTCGGTCAGCAGGCCCGCGGTCAGGAGGTGGGTGCGCAGGCGCGTGACGGGATCCTTGGCGTCCCAGCCGGCGGTGTCGGCCTCGCTGCGGTAGCGGCTGGGGTCGTCGGCGACGGTGTGCGGCTTGACGCGGTACGTGACCGTCTCGATCAGGGTGGGACCGCCGCCGTTGCGGGCACGGTCCACGGCCTCGCGGGTGACGTGGTAGGTGGCCAGGGCGTCGTTGCCGTCCACGCGCACGCCGGGAATGCCGTACCCGTCGGCGCGGCGACTGAGGTCGGTGGCGCGCGTCTGCGCGCGGGTGGGGACGCTGATGGCCCAGCCGTTGTTCTGGAGGATGAACACGCACGGGGCGTTCAGGGCCCCGGCGAAGTTCAGGGCCTCGTGGAAGTCCCCCTCGCTGCTGCCGCCGTCCCCGATGAACGCCATGGCGACGTTGCGGGTGCCCTGGCGCCGCTCGGCGAGGGCCGCGCCGACCGCCTGCGGGTACTGCGTGGCGATCGGGATGTAGAACGGCAGGACCTTCAGGTCGGCGGGCATGTGCCACCCGTGTGGTGACGTGCGCCAGTAGGCGAGGGTGCGAGCAATGGGCAGGCCGAGGGTCAGGGCCGCGCCGGTGTCGCGGTAGGTGGGGAACAGCCAGTCGTTCTTCGTCAGCGCGGCGGCGGTGCCGACCTGACTGGCCTCCATGCCGCCGAAGGGCGGGAAGACGCCCAGGCGGCCCTGGCGGTACAGTACCCAGCCGCGCTCGTCGAAGTGCCGGGCGCGGCGCATCTGCCGGTACAGTTCCAGGCGCGTTTCGGGGTCGGGCAGCAGGTCCTCGCGGACGACCGAGCCGTCCGGCGCGAGGCACTGCACCATGTTCGTGTCCTGCTGCGCGGCGTCGTACGCGGCCTGCGCCGCCGCGTAGCCGGGGGCGGTGTCCTGCGACTCTGCTGGGGCGTGAGGCTGCGGGGCAGCCGGTTTGGCATCTGGGGTCATGAAGTCTCCTGTCTGGGGCGGCGGGCACGGAATCTGAGGCGGCGGGTGCGGGCCGCGTCAGGGCGCGCGGCGCTGGTTCAGCAGCCGGTCACTGCGACGGGGCAGGCCGGAGGCGGGGCAGGGCAGAACGTCAGGCATGGCAGGGCAGGTGGGGCCGCGCGGCCCCGTCGGGATGAGAAGTGCCTCCCAGCGTAGCAGCCGGGAGGCACGGGAACCAAACGAGCGTTTGGGAGGCGGGGACGCGGGAAATGACCCCTATCGCGCCAGCAGCACCGCCAGGATCGCCAGCGCGGCGGGCACCGTCTGGATGAACAGGATGCGGCGGTTTGCGGTGGCCGCGCCGTACAGGCCCGCGACCGCCACGCACGCCAGGAAGAACAGCTGAATCGCCGCCGAGCCCGTGATCAGGCCCCAGATCAGGCCCGCCGCCAGGAAACCGTTGTACAGGCCCTGGTTGCCCGCCATGACGCGGGTCTGCGCCGCGAGTTCCGGCGTGGTCCCGAAGGCCTTCATGGCGCGCGGGGTGGTCCACAGGAACATCTCCAGCACCATGATGTACACGTGCAGCAGGGCGATCAGGCCCACCAGAACCGAGGCGATCAGGGTCATGCGCCCAGCTTACTGATCCGGGCGACTACCCGGTCACGGCCCAGCGTGGCGAGCAGGTCCGGCAGGTCCGGGCTCTCCATCGTCCCGGCGACCGCCGCGCGCACGGGCGGCATGACCTTCCCGAGCTTCAGGCCCTTCTCCTCGGCGAACGCCGCAAAGGCCGCCTTGATGGCCGCCGCGTCGAAGGTCGGCAGGTTCTTCAGCGTGGCGGCCAGCTCGGGCAGCAGCTCCCGCGCGCCGTCGATCGCCGCCTGCGCCTTCTCGGTCACCGGGTACTCCTCGGACCAGAAGTAAGGCGTCTTGTCGAGGAACTCGCTGAAGACCTCGATGCGGGGCGTCATCAGGCGCACCACCGAACGGAAGTAGTCATCCAGGGGGAGGTCCACCTTCTGGCCCGCCAGGAAGTCGTGCAGGCGCTTGGCGACCTCGTCCTCGGTCAGCACCTCGCGCAGGTACTTGCCGTTGTACCAGCGGAGCTTCTCCTGACTGAACACCGGGCCGCCCAGCGTCACGTCCTCCAGCCGGAACACCCGCGCGAATTCCTCCAGGTCGAACACCTCCAGGCCGTCCGGGTGCGTCCAGCCCATCGTCGCCAGGAAGTTCAGCATCGCCTCCGGCAGGAAGCCCTGCCCCTGGTACCACTCGACGCTCGTGGGGTTCTTGCGCTTGCTGATCTTCGACTTGTCCGAGTTGCGCAGCAGCGGCATGTGCGCGAACACCGGCTCATCCCACCCGAACGCGCGGTACAGCAGCACATGAATGGGCGTGCTCGTGATCCACTCCTCGGCGCGCACCACGTGCGTCACGCCCATCAGGCGGTCATCCACCACGTTCGCCAGGTGGTACGTGGGGAACCCGTCCGCTTTCAGGAGCACCTTGTCGTCGATCTCGCGGTTCTGGAAGTGAATCGGGTCGCGCAGCCGGTCATTCACGACCGTCTCACCCTCACGCGGGACCTTCAGGCGGATCACGGCCGCCTCGCCCGCGTCCACCCTCGCCTGCGCCGCCGCCGGGTCCAGCTCACGGCTGGGCACCGCGATCACGCGGCCCTCCGCCTGCGCCGCCTCGCGCAGCGCCGACAGTTCGTCGGCCGTCTCGAACGCGTAGTACGCGTGCCCGCTCGCCACCAGCTGACGCGCGTACTCACCGTACAGGTCAAACCTCTCCGACTGACGGTACGGGCCGTTCGGACCGCCCTGCAGCGGCGACTCGTCCGGCCTCAGGCCCAGCCACTGCATCATCTGGAAGATGCGCTTCTCACTGTCCGGCACGTAACGGTTCCGGTCGGTGTCCTCGATGCGCAGGATGAACTTCCCGCCACCCTGACGGGCCAGCGTGAAATTGAACAGCCCGATGTACGCGGTCCCCACGTGAGGATCACCGGTCGGGCTCGGAGCAATACGGGTCACAACAGACATAGCGCACAGCATACGAAAGGGGGGCGATGGGGAGTGGGAAGTGGGTTGTGGGAAGTGGGAAAAGAAGACCCCTCCGGCCCACGCGGGGTGGGGGAGGGGGTCCTCACAGCTCACAGCCCAGAGCTCAAGGCCCTGCCGGAGCCGGACTCATCCGATTCCCGGCTCTCCGGGACAGCGCCGGAGAGCCGTCCATCTCCTGAGCACCGGCTTTGATTGCTTCTCTGCTGCGCAGCTCGGCGAGTCCCTCCGGTCGGGTTCGTCTGCGACTCACCGCAATGGGTCTTCAGTTCCAGCGGCCGCCGCGCTGCTGGCGCGTTTCGGGTTCCGGCGCGGCGTACAGTTCCTCCGCGCGGGACAGTTTCTTGCGGCCGTACAGGCCCTCCAGGATGAACTCGGCGGCGGAGACGCGCACGGCGTCCACGCTGCTCGCGGCGACCTCGGCGGCCAGGTCGCTCAGGCCCGGCACCTCCGCCGTGGCTTTCAGGGCGGCGGCGCTGTCCCCACCCTGCGGGAAGCGGAACACGTTCCCGGCCTCGAACCATTTTTCCAGTTCACGGGTGTTCGCGCTGCCGTGGCGGCGGGCGTACACGGCCCCGGCCGCCTTGCGGATCACGTCCCGGGCGACGTTGTCCGCGCCCTTGAGTTCACCCTCGTACTCCAGTTCCATCTTCCCGGTGATCGCCGGGAGGCCCGCGTACACGTCACTGACGCGCACGACCGCGTCGTCGCCCTGCGTGAGGCTGCGGCGTTCGGCGTTCGCGGCGGCGACCTCCATCAGCGAGATCGGGAGGCGCTGCGACACGCCGCTCAGCTTGTCCACGCGGCCGTCCTCGCGCGCCTGGAAGGCAATTTCTTCTACGAGTTCCGCGATGAACTCCGGCACGGTCACGTCGCCGCTGCGCACGGCCTCCTGCGCGGTGATGTCCATGCCCAGGCGCACGTCGGTCGGGTAGTGCGTGCGGATCTCTGACCCGATGCGGTCCTTCAGCGGCGTGACGATCTTCCCGCGCGCCGTGTAATCCTCGGGGTTCGCGGAAAAGACCAGCATCACGTCCAGCTCCAGGCGGATGGGGTACCCCTTGATCTGCACGTCCCCCTCCTGAAGGATGTTGAACAGCGCCACCTGCACCTTCGGCGCCAGGTCCGCCAGTTCGTTCACGGCGAAGATCCCGCGGTTCGCGCGGGGCAGCAGCCCGAAGTGCATGGAGCGCACGTCACCCAGGCTGGTGCCCAGGCGCGCCGCCTTGATCGGGTCCACGTCCCCGATCAGGTCCGCGACCGTCACGTCCGGCGTCGCCAGTTTCTCCACGTACCGCTCCGCGCGCGGCAGCCAGCGGATCGGCAGGTCCAGACCATGCGCCTCCAGCAGCGCGCGGCCCTCGGCACCCACGGGGTTCAGCACGTCGTCCGGCATGTCCACGCCCGCGATGACCGGCACCTCGGCATCCAGCAGTTCGGTGATCGCGCGCAGGATGCGGCTCTTCGCCTGCCCGCGCAGCCCCAGCAGGATGAAGTTCTGCCGCGCCAGCAGCGCGTTCACCAGCTGCGGAATCACCGTGTCGTCGTACCCCACCACACCCGGGAACAGTTCCTCGCCACTCCGCAGCTTGCGGGTCAGGTTGTCCCGCACCTCGTCCTGCACCAGGCGGATCTTCCCGTCGAACGGCGCGCGCCCGGCGTACCCTTCGGTCTGAAGCAGCTCTCCCAACGTCCTCGCCTTCGCAGTCACGGTCATGATGCGCGGAACGTACCACGCGCCCCCGGGCGGGATTGTGCGACCTGCTGGGAATGAAGGGGAAAATGGGTTGTGGGCAGTGGGAAAGGCTGGGCACCTGAGGCAACCCGGCGGCTCTCCCGACCGTACTGTGGGTCAGATGCAACCCGCTGCCGCCCGCACCGCCCTCCTGCCCATCCTGCTGCTGATTCCGGCCGCCGCCCTGACCCTGTGGATCGCCGGGGCCACCTTCGACGCGGGGGCCACGAGCGGCCTGGTCCGCACGCTGCGTTACGTGGCGCTGAGCCCACTGCTGCTCATCACCGTCAACCGCCTGCCCTGGACGACGTTCGCGCTGCTGTCCTGCGGGTGGATCAGTGGCGTCCTGACCGTCACCGCCGCGATGGCGGGCACCGCCCACTGGATGCTCGGGGCGCCCGCCCTGCTGCTGGCGCTGGCCTGCGCCGCCGGATTCATCCTGCTGCGCCGCTGAGGGCCTGCCGGCGACGGGCGCGCGACATGAGCAGAGGGACGGGCGCCAGGCTGGGCTGATGCCCGGGGCGGTCCGTGCCACAACCGCTCCTCAGGTGCTGGTGCTGGCGGCGGTCGAGGCGGCCTGCTGATCCTCCAGCGCCTTGTAGGCGCACGCGGCGGCGAGGGCCGCCAGGGTGCCGGGAGCGCCGGCCAGGGTCAGGTGCACGTCCTTGCCGTCCACGGCCCCGCCGATCCGCCCGTGCAGCCGCTCGGGGTCGGCGGTGAGATTCACGTCCTTGCCGTCGATGCGGCCCGAGAAGCGCCCCTCGATCTGCGTGCCGCTGACGGTCAGGTGCAGGTCGTCCCCGTCGATCCGGCCGCCCAGGCGCACGTCCACCCGGTCGCCGCTGAGGTCGCCGGTCACGTCGAAGCCCTCGAAGGTCCCGCCGATCCGGCCGGTGACGCGGCCCTCCTGCACGCTCAGGCGGATGTCCTTGCCCTCGAAGCGGCCGCCGATGCGGCCAGTCAGGTGCGTGCCGTCCCACGCGGCGTGCACGTCGTACCCCTGGGTGATGCCGCCGATCCGTCCGTTCAGGTTCATGCCCACAGGTACGCGGGTCCGGCCGTCTGGGTTGCCGCCCGGGCCGGACGGCCGGTCGCGGTGCTACGTGCCGGTCGGTGCGGCCCGCTCGGCACGCCACGCGTCCAGTTCCTGCGGCGGGAGGGCGGGGGAGAACAGGAAGCCCTGCATGTACTCGAAGCCCAGGTCGCGCAGCATGTCGTGCTGTTCCGCGGTCTCGACGCCCTCGGCGAGCACGTCGAGGTTCAGTTCGCGGCCCAGGGTGTGCACGGCGCGCAGCACCTGCGGTCCGGCGGCGGGCGCGCCCCCACCGCCGGGCCCGGTCAGGAAGCTCCGGTCGAGTTTCAGCACGTCGGCCGGCAGGGCCATCAGGGCGCTCAGGGACGCGTGCTGCACGCCGAAATCGTCCACGCTGATGCGGACTCCGGCGGCGCGCAGCTCGCGGAGTTTCGCGGCGGTGCCCGTGAGGTCCTGCACGAGGACGCCCTCGGTGATTTCCAGTTCCAGCAGGTGCGCGGGCAGGTCCAGCCGCGCCAGCAGGTCCTGCACGTGCGGCACGAAGTCCGGCTGCGCGAACTCCAGCGGGGAGACGTTCACCGCGACCCGCGGGGCGCGGCCCTGCCGGTGCCACGCGGCGGCCTGCTCACACGCCCGTTCACGCACCCAGCGGCCCAGCGGGAGGATCAGGCCGCACTGCTCCGCGACCGGAATGAACCGGCCGGGCGTGACGGTGCCCAGGTCCGGCGCGGTCCAGCGCAGCAGCGCCTCGACGCTCTCCAGGTGCGGGCCGCGCAGCTGCGGCTGGTAGTGCAGGGTGAATTCGTCGCCGTGCAGGGCGCGGCGCAGCGCGGCTTCCAGCACCAGCCGTTCGCGGCGCTGTTCGTCCAGGCTGGGCGTGAACAGTTGCGCCTGCTGCCGTCCGCTGCGTTTGGCGTGGTACATGGCGGTGTCCGCGCGGCGCTGCAGGGTGGTGACGTCCGTGCCGTCACGCGGGGCGAGACTCACGCCGATGGACGCGGACACCTGCACGCTCAGGCCGACGAGCGGCACGGGGTCGCGCAGGCTGCCCAGCAGCTGCCGCGCGGCGTGCATCGCCTGCCG is a window of Deinococcus grandis DNA encoding:
- the pdhA gene encoding pyruvate dehydrogenase (acetyl-transferring) E1 component subunit alpha, with protein sequence MVQCLAPDGSVVREDLLPDPETRLELYRQMRRARHFDERGWVLYRQGRLGVFPPFGGMEASQVGTAAALTKNDWLFPTYRDTGAALTLGLPIARTLAYWRTSPHGWHMPADLKVLPFYIPIATQYPQAVGAALAERRQGTRNVAMAFIGDGGSSEGDFHEALNFAGALNAPCVFILQNNGWAISVPTRAQTRATDLSRRADGYGIPGVRVDGNDALATYHVTREAVDRARNGGGPTLIETVTYRVKPHTVADDPSRYRSEADTAGWDAKDPVTRLRTHLLTAGLLTEDSEAALLAEIAAEFEAALAEADSYPEPTPAEILDHVFAEPTPQLKKQRAEILAEHAAPNQKEQA
- a CDS encoding DUF1304 domain-containing protein: MTLIASVLVGLIALLHVYIMVLEMFLWTTPRAMKAFGTTPELAAQTRVMAGNQGLYNGFLAAGLIWGLITGSAAIQLFFLACVAVAGLYGAATANRRILFIQTVPAALAILAVLLAR
- a CDS encoding ATP-binding protein; the protein is MTVTAKARTLGELLQTEGYAGRAPFDGKIRLVQDEVRDNLTRKLRSGEELFPGVVGYDDTVIPQLVNALLARQNFILLGLRGQAKSRILRAITELLDAEVPVIAGVDMPDDVLNPVGAEGRALLEAHGLDLPIRWLPRAERYVEKLATPDVTVADLIGDVDPIKAARLGTSLGDVRSMHFGLLPRANRGIFAVNELADLAPKVQVALFNILQEGDVQIKGYPIRLELDVMLVFSANPEDYTARGKIVTPLKDRIGSEIRTHYPTDVRLGMDITAQEAVRSGDVTVPEFIAELVEEIAFQAREDGRVDKLSGVSQRLPISLMEVAAANAERRSLTQGDDAVVRVSDVYAGLPAITGKMELEYEGELKGADNVARDVIRKAAGAVYARRHGSANTRELEKWFEAGNVFRFPQGGDSAAALKATAEVPGLSDLAAEVAASSVDAVRVSAAEFILEGLYGRKKLSRAEELYAAPEPETRQQRGGRWN
- a CDS encoding alpha-ketoacid dehydrogenase subunit beta, producing the protein MTATPPTGTKNMTMVAAINDALDIALAADDTVHIFGEDVGVMGGVFRATDGLQAKHGEGRVFDTPLAEAAIVGMGIGMGLAGLKPVAEIQFAGFLYPALDQILSHLGRYRHRTRSRYHLPMVIRAPYGGGVHTPEQHADSPEAILAHTPGVKVVIPSTPADAKGLLLSAINDPDPVFFFEAIKLYRSVKEDVPTGDYRVPIGKARLVTHGDDVTVICYGGMVEVAQKAAAAAQAAGIGVEVIDLRTLVPMDTDTIISSVARTGRAVIVTEAPRTAGFHSEIAAVIAEEAIEHLRAPIVRVTGFDAPYPPFTAVEDVYRPNPLRVAKAIRQVMDY
- the gltX gene encoding glutamate--tRNA ligase — translated: MSVVTRIAPSPTGDPHVGTAYIGLFNFTLARQGGGKFILRIEDTDRNRYVPDSEKRIFQMMQWLGLRPDESPLQGGPNGPYRQSERFDLYGEYARQLVASGHAYYAFETADELSALREAAQAEGRVIAVPSRELDPAAAQARVDAGEAAVIRLKVPREGETVVNDRLRDPIHFQNREIDDKVLLKADGFPTYHLANVVDDRLMGVTHVVRAEEWITSTPIHVLLYRAFGWDEPVFAHMPLLRNSDKSKISKRKNPTSVEWYQGQGFLPEAMLNFLATMGWTHPDGLEVFDLEEFARVFRLEDVTLGGPVFSQEKLRWYNGKYLREVLTEDEVAKRLHDFLAGQKVDLPLDDYFRSVVRLMTPRIEVFSEFLDKTPYFWSEEYPVTEKAQAAIDGARELLPELAATLKNLPTFDAAAIKAAFAAFAEEKGLKLGKVMPPVRAAVAGTMESPDLPDLLATLGRDRVVARISKLGA